The proteins below come from a single Metarhizium brunneum chromosome 1, complete sequence genomic window:
- the ALKBH2_0 gene encoding DNA oxidative demethylase ALKBH2: MKSFLTRPKRKLSPEPKPVTDDDEPTEVKLVLLSSVHPEVDQETLLDLLLAHDGSVSQASQALKSNKYQQGARKSGIIGHQQSLRQYTMGDSTSPTKKKPKSKKGSTLHLYDPEDVAEHTPCTIIHNFLPPEDANSLLKELLKEADSFEKITFKLFDNVVSSPHTSGFFVESYEEMMAQRSEYYYNGSQLTDVRRITPELTKVKPIVQAAVNQEIQHRIKTRYPDGKKLQHQSPNPWIPNSAFVNCYNGAQQSVGWHSDQLTYLGPRAVIGSISLGVAREFRVRRVLPKDGDTKSTDESDAGGQISIHLPHNSLLVMHAEMQEEWKHCVTPALSIDPHPTAGNKRINITYRDYRQRMHPKYTPRCVCKVPCVLRVVQKKKENFGKYFWMCHAGNVPGKEGCSFFQWAEFDDDGNPVVSGNAVKYSER; this comes from the exons ATGAAGTCATTTCTCACACGGCCGAAGCGAAAGCTAAGCCCAGAGCCGAAACCCGTCACAGATGACGATGAACCGACAGAGGTCAAGCTtgtcctcctctcctccgTACATCCCGAGGTAGACCAAGAGACCTTGCTCGATCTTCTCCTCGCTCATGATGGTTCAGTCAGCCAAGCGTCTCAAGCTCTCAAATCCAACAAATACCAGCAAGGTGCTCGAAAGAGTGGCATAATAGGCCATCAACAATCATTGAGGCAATACACCATGGGGGATTCCACATCAccgacgaagaagaagcctaAATCGAAAAAGGGCAGCACGTTGCATTTATACGACCCTGAAGACGTCGCGGAGCATACGCCGTGCACCATAATCCACAACTTTCTGCCCCCCGAGGATGCGAATTCTCTCCTCAAAGAACTCTTGAAAGAAGCCGATTCTTTTGAGAAAATTACATTTAAATTATTCGATAATGTTGTCTCAAGTCCACATACGTCAGGTTTCTTCGTAGAGAGCTACGAAGAGATGATGGCGCAGAGGTCGGAGTATTACTACAATGGGTCCCAACTGACG GACGTCCGCCGCATTACACCAGAGCTCACCAAAGTGAAACCCATCGTACAAGCCGCCGTGAATCAAGAAATCCAGCACCGGATCAAAACCCGGTATCCCGACGGCAAGAAACTCCAACACCAGTCTCCCAATCCATGGATCCCTAACTCTGCCTTTGTAAATTGCTACAACGGGGCACAACAAAGTGTCGGCTGGCACAGCGATCAGCTCACCTATCTTGGCCCACGGGCCGTCATTGGATCCATTTCGCTCGGGGTTGCACGCGAGTTTCGTGTTCGGAGAGTGCTGCCGAAGGACGGTGATACAAAATCAACTGACGAGTCTGACGCAGGGGGCCAGATATCCATACACCTTCCACATAACTCGCTTCTGGTGATGCATGCCGAGATGCAAGAGGAGTGGAAACACTGTGTGACGCCGGCGCTATCTATCGACCCGCATCCGACTGCAGGGAATAAACGGATCAACATCACATATAGGGATTATCGACAGAGGATGCATCCCAAGTATACGCCGAGGTGTGTATGCAAGGTGCCCTGTGTGCTGAGGGTagtgcagaagaagaaggagaattTTGGAAAATACTTTTGGATGTGTCATGCGGGAAATGTCCCTGGGAAAGAAGGATGTTCGTTTTTCCAGTGGGCGGagtttgatgatgatgggaaTCCGGTTGTAAGTGGGAATGCGGTGAAGTATTCTGAACGATAA
- the RIB7_0 gene encoding 2,5-diamino-6-ribosylamino-4(3H)-pyrimidinone 5'-phosphate reductase: MSEKLTFPAPAAAALECHLPRPDTQTSNRPFVTLTFATSLDSSLSLAPGVRTHLSGPGSKAMTHYLRSRHAAILVGVSTVLADNPRLSCRIEGSASQPRPIIIDPHMRWTPRSSDQVFQICRSGAGLAPFILTGLLEAQIPRESVELLQQHGGKYIRIAPATSSKDRVRFEWNDVFQTLLSEGLTSVMVEGGGQIINSLLSPTNHNLIDSVIVTIAPTWLGKGGVVVSPDRVCDAEGTPQAAARLSNVSWHPFGEDVVLCGTLAPQ, encoded by the coding sequence ATGTCAGAAAAGCTGACCTTCCCCGCGCCCGCAGCGGCAGCCCTCGAGTGTCATCTCCCACGACCAGATACACAAACGTCCAACCGGCCCTTCGTAACGCTAACATTCGCAACGTCTCTCGATTCATCACTCTCTCTCGCGCCAGGCGTTCGCACACACCTCTCCGGGCCGGGTTCCAAGGCCATGACGCACTACCTCAGGTCCCGACACGCCgccatcctcgtcggcgtctcAACCGTGCTCGCCGACAATCCACGTCTAAGCTGCCGCATTGAAGGCTCGGCATCCCAGCCGCGCCCGATAATCATTGACCCCCATATGAGGTGGACACCGCGCTCATCGGATCAAGTATTTCAGATCTGCCGTTCCGGCGCTGGCCTTGCACCATTCATTCTCACTGGGCTACTCGAGGCCCAGATACCAAGGGAGTCTGTCGAGCTCTTACAGCAGCACGGAGGGAAATACATTCGCATCGCACCAGCTACATCCAGCAAGGATAGAGTACGCTTTGAGTGGAACGACGTCTTCCAAACTCTCTTGTCTGAAGGTCTCACGAGCGTAATGGTCGAGGGCGGAGGGCAGATCATCAACTCGTTGCTGAGTCCAACAAATCACAATCTGATCGATTCGGTCATTGTGACTATTGCGCCAACCTGGCTTGGAAAAGgaggcgtcgtcgtctcaCCAGACAGAGTCTGCGATGCCGAGGGAACACCGCAAGCTGCGGCTAGACTGTCTAACGTATCATGGCACCCGTTTGGAGAAGATGTAGTCCTTTGCGGGACACTAGCTCCTCAATGA
- the rbsK gene encoding Ribokinase produces MAPPHRPRITILGSLNIDLVSYVPHHPLPGETLTSTHFDTSPGGKGANQAVACAKLSRASDLSSPSADVAMLGAVGADQYGTTLLDSLAEYGVDTSGVAVRKAAKTGIAIIVVDEPSGQNRIILSPESNHTLLPRHFEELPAPKPDLLIMQLEVPFDTVMQALRAAKAEGIPVLLNPAPAQTLPASAYDGLAHLIVNETEASILSGRPESELEDEAGLDGVANIFLERRVSNVVITLGGRGVYYATQSGNKGLVPALKANVVDTTAAGDTFVGSYALSIVNAGEGELDIDAAVKAANRASAITVSRKGAQISIPWKDELQ; encoded by the coding sequence ATGGCACCCCCCCACCGGCCGCGCATCACCATCCTAGGCTCCCTCAACATCGACCTCGTCAGCTACGTGCCCCATCACCCTCTGCCAGGCGAGACCCTGACGTCGACGCACTTCGACACCTCgcccggcggcaagggcgccAACCAAGCCGTGGCGTGCGCCAAGCTCTCCCGCGCGAGCGACCtgtcctcgccgtcggcggacgtggccatgctgggcgccgtcggcgccgaccaGTACGGCACCACGCTGCTCGACAGCCTCGCCGAGTACGGCGTCGACACGTCGGGCGTCGCGGTCCGCAAGGCCGCCAAGACgggcatcgccatcatcgtcgtcgacgagcccTCGGGCCAGAACCGCATCATCCTGTCGCCCGAGTCGAACCACACCCTCCTGCCGCGCCATTTCGAGGAGCTGCCCGCCCCGAAGCCAGACCTGCTCATCATGCAGCTCGAGGTGCCCTTCGATACCGTCATGCAGGCTTTGAGggccgccaaggccgagggGATCCCCGTCTTGTTGAACCCTGCCCCGGCCCAAACTCTCCCCGCCAGTGCCTACGACGGGTTGGCGCACTTGATTGTGAACGAGACCGAGGCTTCTATTCTCTCCGGACGGCCCGAGTCGGAGCTGGAGGACGAGGCTGGGCTTGACGGCGTTGCCAACATTTTCCTCGAGCGTAGGGTAAGTAATGTGGTGATTACACTGGGCGGACGCGGTGTGTACTATGCCACTCAGAGTGGCAACAAGGGGCTGGTGCCTGCGCTCAAGGCGAATGTCGTCGATACCACAGCTGCTGGCGATACATTCGTTGGGTCGTATGCGCTATCTATAGTAAATGCTGGTGAGGGCGAGCTCGACATCGACGCTGCTGTCAAGGCGGCGAACAGAGCATCAGCCATTACAGTATCAAGAAAAGGTGCTCAAATATCTATTCCCTGGAAAGACGAGCTGCAATAG